The following coding sequences are from one Streptococcus mitis window:
- the dnaA gene encoding chromosomal replication initiator protein DnaA, which translates to MKEKQFWNRILEFAQERLTRSMYDFYAIQAELIKVEENVATIFLPRSEMEMVWEKQLKDIIVVAGFEIYDAEITPHYIFTKPQDTIIPQVEEAPNSTLYDYSPKLASIPYSDTGLKEKYTFDNFIQGDGNVWAVSAALAVSEDLALTYNPLFIYGGPGLGKTHLLNAIGNEILKNIPDARVKYIPAESFINDFLEHLRLGEMDKFKKTYRSLDLLLIDDIQSLSGKKVATQEEFFNTFNVLHSNQKQIVLTSDRSPKHLEGLEERLVTRFSWGLTQNITPPDFETRIAILQSKTEHLDYHFQSDTLEYLAGQFDSNVRELEGAINDITLIARVKKIKDITIDIAAEAIRARKQDVSQMLIIPIDKIQNEVGNFYGVSVKEMKGSRRLQNIVLARQVAMYLSRELTDNSLPKIGKEFGGKDHTTVIHAHAKIKSLIDEDDNLRLEIESIKKKIK; encoded by the coding sequence TTGAAAGAAAAACAATTTTGGAATCGTATATTAGAATTTGCACAAGAAAGACTGACTCGATCCATGTATGATTTCTATGCTATTCAAGCTGAACTCATTAAGGTAGAGGAAAATGTTGCCACTATATTTTTACCACGATCTGAAATGGAAATGGTCTGGGAAAAACAACTAAAAGATATCATTGTAGTAGCTGGTTTTGAGATTTATGATGCTGAAATAACTCCCCACTATATTTTTACCAAGCCTCAAGATACGATTATCCCACAAGTTGAAGAAGCTCCAAATTCAACTCTCTATGACTATAGTCCAAAGTTAGCATCTATTCCTTATTCGGATACTGGATTAAAAGAAAAGTATACCTTTGATAATTTTATCCAAGGGGATGGAAATGTTTGGGCAGTATCAGCCGCCTTAGCTGTCTCTGAAGATTTGGCCTTGACCTATAATCCTCTTTTTATCTATGGAGGACCTGGGCTTGGTAAGACTCACTTACTCAATGCCATTGGGAATGAGATTTTGAAAAATATTCCTGATGCGCGTGTGAAGTACATTCCTGCTGAAAGCTTTATAAACGACTTTCTTGAACACCTGAGACTGGGTGAAATGGATAAGTTCAAAAAAACCTACCGTAGCCTCGATCTCTTGTTAATTGATGATATTCAATCGCTGAGTGGAAAAAAAGTTGCAACTCAAGAAGAATTTTTTAATACTTTCAATGTTCTCCATAGCAATCAAAAACAAATTGTTCTGACTAGTGATCGTAGTCCTAAACACTTAGAAGGCCTTGAAGAAAGACTTGTCACGCGCTTTAGCTGGGGCTTGACGCAAAACATCACACCACCTGACTTTGAAACACGTATTGCCATTTTACAAAGTAAAACAGAGCATTTAGACTACCATTTCCAAAGTGATACCCTAGAATACCTAGCTGGCCAATTTGATTCAAACGTTCGAGAACTTGAAGGAGCAATCAACGACATCACTTTAATTGCCAGAGTGAAGAAGATTAAGGATATCACTATCGATATCGCTGCAGAAGCCATTAGAGCTCGCAAACAAGATGTTAGCCAAATGCTCATCATCCCAATTGATAAAATCCAAAATGAAGTTGGTAACTTTTATGGTGTCAGTGTCAAAGAAATGAAGGGAAGTAGACGCCTTCAAAATATTGTTTTAGCCCGTCAAGTAGCCATGTATTTATCTAGAGAACTAACAGATAATAGTCTTCCAAAAATTGGGAAGGAA
- a CDS encoding ParB/RepB/Spo0J family partition protein: MEKFEMISITDIQKNPYQPRKEFDGEKLHELAQSIKENGVIQPIIVRQSPVIGYEILAGERRYRASLLAGLRSIPAVVKQLSDQEMMVQSIIENLQRENLNPIEEARAYESLVEKGFTHAEIADKMGKSRPYISNSIRLLSLPEQILSEVENGKLSQAHARSLVGLNKEQQDYFFQRIIYEDISVRKLESLLTEKKQKKLQKTNHFIQNEEEQLKKLLGLDIEIKLSKKDNGKIIISFSNQEEYSRIINSLK, encoded by the coding sequence ATGGAAAAATTTGAAATGATTTCTATCACAGATATACAAAAAAATCCCTATCAACCTCGAAAAGAATTTGATGGAGAAAAACTACATGAACTAGCACAGTCTATCAAAGAAAATGGGGTCATTCAACCGATTATTGTTCGTCAATCTCCTGTTATTGGTTATGAAATCCTTGCAGGAGAGAGACGCTATCGGGCTTCACTTTTAGCTGGTCTAAGGTCTATCCCAGCTGTTGTTAAACAGCTTTCAGATCAAGAGATGATGGTCCAGTCCATCATTGAAAATTTGCAAAGAGAAAATTTAAATCCAATAGAAGAAGCACGCGCCTATGAATCTCTTGTAGAGAAAGGATTTACCCATGCTGAAATTGCAGATAAAATGGGCAAGTCTCGTCCTTATATCAGCAACTCTATTCGCTTGCTGTCCTTGCCAGAACAGATCCTCTCAGAAGTAGAAAATGGCAAACTATCACAAGCCCATGCGCGTTCTCTAGTTGGGTTAAATAAGGAACAACAAGACTATTTCTTTCAACGGATTATATATGAAGACATTTCTGTAAGGAAATTAGAATCTCTTCTGACAGAGAAAAAACAAAAGAAACTTCAAAAAACGAATCATTTCATACAAAATGAAGAAGAACAGTTAAAAAAACTACTCGGATTAGATATAGAAATAAAATTGTCTAAAAAAGACAATGGAAAAATTATTATTTCTTTTTCAAATCAAGAAGAATACAGTAGAATTATCAACAGCCTGAAATAA
- a CDS encoding S1C family serine protease has product MKHLKTFYKKGFQLLVVIVISFISGALGSFSINQLTQKSTVSTSNNNSTITQTAYKNENSTTQAVNKVKDAVVSVITYSANRQNSVFGNDDTDTDSQQISSEGSGVIYKKNDKEAYIVTNNHVINGASKVDIRLSDGTKVPGEIVGADTFSDIAVVKISSEKVTTVAEFGDSSKLTVGETAIAIGSPLGSEYANTVTQGIVSSLNRNVSLKSEDGQAISTKAIQTDTAINPGNSGGPLINIQGQVIGITSSKIATNGGTSVEGLGFAIPANDAINIIEQLEKNGKVTRPALGIQMVNLSNINTSDIRRLNIPSNVTSGVVVRSVQSNMPANGHLEKYDVITKIDDKEIASSTDLQSALYNHSIGDTIKITYYRNGKEETTSIKLDKSSGDLES; this is encoded by the coding sequence ATGAAACATTTAAAAACATTTTACAAAAAAGGGTTTCAATTATTAGTCGTTATCGTCATTAGCTTTATTAGTGGAGCCTTGGGTAGCTTTTCAATAAACCAACTAACTCAAAAAAGTACTGTAAGTACCTCTAACAACAATAGTACTATTACACAGACTGCCTATAAGAATGAAAATTCAACAACACAGGCTGTTAACAAAGTAAAAGATGCTGTTGTTTCAGTTATTACTTATTCAGCAAACAGACAAAATAGCGTATTTGGTAATGATGATACTGACACAGATTCTCAGCAGATCTCTAGTGAAGGATCTGGGGTTATTTATAAAAAGAATGATAAAGAAGCTTATATTGTCACCAATAATCACGTTATAAATGGCGCCAGCAAAGTAGATATTCGTTTGTCAGATGGAACTAAAGTACCTGGAGAAATCGTCGGAGCTGATACTTTCTCTGATATTGCTGTCGTCAAAATCTCTTCAGAAAAAGTGACAACAGTAGCTGAATTTGGTGATTCTAGTAAGCTAACCGTAGGAGAAACTGCTATTGCCATTGGTAGCCCGTTAGGTTCTGAATATGCTAATACTGTCACTCAAGGTATCGTATCTAGTCTTAATCGAAATGTGTCCTTAAAATCTGAAGATGGACAAGCCATTTCTACAAAAGCCATCCAAACTGATACTGCTATTAACCCAGGTAACTCTGGTGGTCCACTAATCAATATTCAAGGACAGGTTATCGGAATTACCTCAAGTAAAATTGCCACAAATGGAGGAACATCTGTAGAAGGTCTTGGTTTTGCAATCCCTGCAAATGATGCTATCAATATTATTGAACAGTTAGAAAAGAACGGAAAAGTAACGCGTCCAGCTTTGGGAATTCAAATGGTCAATCTCTCAAATATTAATACAAGTGATATTAGAAGACTGAATATTCCAAGCAATGTAACATCTGGTGTAGTTGTTCGTTCTGTGCAGAGCAATATGCCTGCCAATGGTCACCTTGAAAAATACGATGTTATTACAAAAATAGATGATAAGGAGATTGCTTCATCAACAGATTTACAAAGTGCTCTTTACAATCATTCTATCGGAGACACCATTAAGATAACTTACTATCGTAACGGTAAAGAAGAAACTACATCTATTAAACTTGACAAGAGTTCAGGTGATTTAGAATCTTAA
- the rlmH gene encoding 23S rRNA (pseudouridine(1915)-N(3))-methyltransferase RlmH, with the protein MKIKVVTVGKLKEKYLKDGIAEYSKRISRFAKLEMIELADEKTPDKASESENQKILEIEGQRILSKVGDRDFVIVLAIEGRTFSSEEFSKQLEEASIKGFSTLTFIIGGSLGLAQDVKKRANLSVSFGRLTLPHQLMRLVLVEQIYRAFTIQQGSPYHK; encoded by the coding sequence ATGAAAATTAAAGTTGTAACAGTTGGGAAACTGAAAGAAAAGTATTTAAAAGATGGTATTGCAGAGTATTCAAAACGAATTTCTCGATTTGCTAAGCTTGAAATGATAGAGCTAGCAGATGAAAAAACACCAGATAAGGCCAGTGAATCAGAAAATCAAAAGATTTTAGAAATAGAAGGTCAGAGAATTTTATCAAAAGTTGGTGACCGTGATTTCGTGATTGTGTTGGCTATCGAAGGGAGAACTTTCTCCTCAGAAGAATTTAGTAAGCAGCTAGAAGAAGCTTCTATAAAAGGATTTTCTACTCTTACATTTATTATTGGGGGGAGTCTGGGATTAGCACAGGATGTAAAAAAGAGAGCCAATCTCTCTGTTAGTTTTGGCCGTTTAACCTTGCCCCATCAGTTAATGAGACTAGTCCTTGTTGAACAAATCTATCGGGCTTTTACAATACAGCAGGGCTCGCCCTATCATAAATAG
- the comC gene encoding competence-stimulating peptide ComC: MKNTVKLEQFVALKEKDLQKIQGGEMRKSNNNFFNFLRRI, encoded by the coding sequence ATGAAAAACACAGTTAAATTGGAACAGTTTGTAGCCTTGAAGGAAAAAGACTTGCAAAAGATTCAAGGTGGGGAGATGAGGAAATCAAATAATAATTTCTTTAATTTCTTAAGAAGAATATAA
- the comD gene encoding competence system sensor histidine kinase ComD, whose protein sequence is MNFFLVVDFILYFFIISHSYHLICKGQINRKELFFFGAYTLLVEVVLGLPFYLLNLDGLGIARFLFPLGLYSYFRWIKQYERDRGLFLSLLLSLLYESTHNFLSVTFSSITGDNFVLQYYGLFFFVVTVLTYVVIVTIIHYFHLELAYFDKDYLYPFLKKVFFALLLLHIVSFVSNMVSTIKHLNSFGSILSSIVFISLLLTFFAMNSHKVQMEKEIALKQKKFEQKHLQNYTDEIVGLYNEIRGFRHDYAGMLVSMQMAIDSGDLQEIDRVYNEVLVKANHKLRSDKYTYFDLNNIEDSALRSLVAQSIVYARNNGVEFTLEVKDTITKLPIELLDLVRIMSVLLNNAVEGSADSYKKQMEVAVIKMETETVIVIQNSCKMTMTPSGDLFALGFSTKGRNRGVGLNNVKELLDKYNNIILETEMEGSTFRQIIRFKREFE, encoded by the coding sequence ATGAATTTTTTCTTAGTAGTAGATTTTATATTATATTTTTTTATTATTAGTCACAGTTACCATTTAATTTGTAAAGGTCAAATAAATAGAAAAGAATTATTCTTTTTTGGTGCTTATACATTACTAGTAGAAGTAGTACTTGGCCTTCCCTTCTATCTTCTAAATTTAGATGGGTTAGGGATTGCAAGATTTTTATTTCCTTTGGGCTTATATTCCTATTTTCGATGGATTAAACAGTATGAGAGGGATAGAGGACTATTCCTAAGTTTACTACTATCTCTTTTATATGAGAGCACTCATAACTTTCTGTCCGTAACGTTCTCCTCTATAACAGGAGACAATTTTGTTTTACAATATTATGGCCTATTCTTTTTCGTTGTAACGGTATTGACTTATGTCGTTATCGTAACAATCATTCATTATTTCCATTTGGAACTAGCCTATTTTGACAAGGACTACCTTTATCCTTTCTTGAAAAAAGTATTTTTTGCTTTACTACTGCTCCATATTGTATCTTTCGTTTCAAATATGGTAAGTACGATTAAACATTTGAATAGCTTTGGAAGTATTTTATCATCTATTGTCTTTATCTCTTTACTTTTGACCTTCTTTGCAATGAATTCTCATAAAGTTCAAATGGAGAAAGAGATTGCTTTGAAGCAGAAGAAATTTGAACAGAAACATTTACAGAATTATACAGATGAAATTGTCGGTCTGTATAATGAAATCCGTGGTTTTCGACATGATTATGCTGGGATGCTTGTCAGTATGCAAATGGCAATTGACAGTGGTGATTTACAGGAAATTGACAGAGTTTACAATGAAGTTTTGGTCAAAGCAAATCACAAATTGCGTTCAGATAAGTACACTTACTTTGATTTAAACAATATAGAAGATTCAGCTTTACGAAGTTTGGTTGCTCAGTCCATTGTCTATGCTCGAAATAATGGTGTAGAGTTTACACTGGAAGTAAAAGATACGATTACCAAGCTCCCAATTGAATTATTGGATTTGGTTCGTATCATGAGCGTTTTATTGAACAATGCTGTCGAAGGATCGGCTGATAGTTATAAAAAGCAGATGGAAGTAGCAGTTATTAAGATGGAAACTGAAACAGTGATTGTGATTCAGAATTCATGTAAAATGACGATGACTCCTTCAGGAGATCTATTTGCTTTAGGATTCTCTACTAAGGGAAGAAATCGCGGAGTAGGATTAAATAATGTGAAAGAACTACTAGATAAGTACAATAATATTATTTTAGAAACAGAGATGGAAGGCAGTACATTTAGACAAATCATTAGATTTAAGAGGGAATTTGAATGA
- the comE gene encoding competence system response regulator transcription factor ComE gives MKVLILEDVIEHQVRLERILDEISKESNIPISYKTTGKVREFKEYIENDEVNQLYFLDIDIHGIEKKGFEVAQFIRHHNPYAIIVFITSRSEFATLTYKYQVSALDFVDKDINDELFKKRIEQNIFYTKSMLLENEDVVDYFDYNYKGNDLKIPYHDILYIETTGVSHKLRIIGKNFAKEFYGTMTDIQEKDKHTQRFYSPHKSFLVNIGNIREIDRKNLEIVFYEDHRCPISRLKIRKLKDILEKKSQK, from the coding sequence ATGAAAGTTTTGATTTTAGAAGATGTTATTGAACATCAAGTGAGACTAGAGAGAATATTGGATGAAATTTCGAAAGAATCGAATATTCCAATATCATACAAGACAACGGGAAAAGTTCGTGAATTTAAGGAATATATCGAAAATGATGAAGTAAACCAGCTTTATTTTCTAGATATTGATATTCATGGAATTGAGAAAAAAGGGTTTGAAGTTGCTCAGTTTATTCGTCATCACAATCCTTACGCTATTATCGTCTTTATCACAAGTCGATCAGAGTTTGCTACTCTAACCTATAAATACCAGGTATCAGCTCTAGATTTTGTTGATAAGGATATTAATGATGAGTTATTTAAGAAGAGAATTGAGCAAAATATCTTCTACACGAAGAGTATGTTACTTGAAAATGAAGATGTGGTAGATTATTTTGACTACAATTACAAGGGAAATGATTTAAAAATTCCTTATCATGACATTCTGTATATTGAAACGACAGGAGTTTCTCATAAATTGCGCATTATTGGTAAGAATTTTGCAAAAGAATTTTATGGTACCATGACAGATATTCAGGAAAAGGACAAACATACTCAGCGATTTTATTCTCCTCATAAGTCATTTTTGGTAAATATAGGCAATATCAGAGAAATTGATCGAAAAAACCTAGAAATTGTTTTCTATGAAGACCATCGTTGTCCTATTTCAAGATTAAAAATTAGAAAATTGAAAGATATTCTAGAGAAAAAATCTCAAAAGTAA
- a CDS encoding TetR/AcrR family transcriptional regulator yields MQESNKRLKTKRTIENAMVQLLMEQPFDQISTVKLAEKAGISRSSFYTHYKDKYDMIEHYQSKLFHTFEYIFQKHAHHKKDAILEVFEYLESEPLLAALLSENGTKEIQNFLRNKLHIMLSTDLQKRFMQLNLNTTELEYSSIYLTHALFGVCQTWIAHGKKESPQEITDFLMKMLGDTN; encoded by the coding sequence ATGCAAGAAAGTAATAAACGATTAAAAACAAAGCGAACTATTGAAAATGCTATGGTACAATTACTAATGGAACAGCCATTTGATCAAATTTCTACTGTCAAGTTAGCAGAAAAAGCCGGAATTAGTCGTTCCAGCTTCTATACTCACTATAAGGATAAGTATGATATGATTGAGCACTATCAAAGCAAGCTATTTCATACATTTGAATATATTTTCCAAAAACATGCTCATCACAAAAAAGATGCTATTTTAGAAGTCTTTGAATATCTAGAGTCAGAACCACTTCTGGCTGCCCTTCTTTCTGAAAATGGGACTAAAGAAATCCAAAATTTCTTACGAAATAAACTTCATATCATGCTCAGCACAGATTTACAAAAACGCTTTATGCAACTGAATCTCAATACCACTGAATTAGAATATAGTAGCATCTATCTAACTCACGCACTTTTTGGTGTCTGCCAAACTTGGATTGCACATGGAAAAAAAGAAAGTCCTCAAGAAATAACAGACTTCCTTATGAAAATGCTTGGTGATACAAATTGA